In Coffea eugenioides isolate CCC68of chromosome 4, Ceug_1.0, whole genome shotgun sequence, the genomic stretch AAAAGGGTGTTTTAGTTCATTGATCAGAAAAAAGGGTGATAAGATTGTACGAACATCACTAAGGAGTACGTGGACATCATTGCCTATAAAAATTCAATAAAAGGTTTTACCATAATGTTATATAGGTATTTTAGTTCGTCTAAAGTAATCGAAATAGGAGTGAATAAATTAATATAGGTCTGATCTCAATTGATTTTAGAGCTGTTAATAGGATTGGGTCAATCTAACTTAACCCATTTACCCGAAAAAAAAGTTCACTAAACCTAAACTTTAATTGGATTGAGCAGAGATTGGGCATAAATATTAGGACCAAACTAAATGTGAGTCAAGTTTGAGTCATATTAGACTCAGGTTCAATTAAGATCCGACTCATATATAAGAATaattatatgtatataataatatctataatttataattatacatattatgacataaaatgttaataatttatatataaatttatattaatccataattataaaatatgttatatataattatttatttaattatgagtttgggtcaaatctgatttaactccaaaattcaTATAATAGTATGAAGTGAGTTTGAATCTCTTAATTTAAATACGAAATTCAAAAGTtcgaaattttaaaattcatctAATTTATAAGCAGAGGTTAGTTATCAGAATCCGAttcaaaatcctcaattgacaCCCCTAATTGATTCTCATATTTGCACAAATTGATAGTTACAAAagccatctctctctctcctaaCCGACTCACCGAGAAAATCGCAATGGAAAAATTCCTGCCGGGACCCGAAAGAGCAGCATCGGAGATATGAAGAGGCTATGTTGCCCTCATGTGACAATATTCATGGTAGAAATCAACCAAACTTAAACCTAGAGAGAAAACGACCTTCAAAAGGCTTGAAATGGCGCCATATTTGATTCCTACAGGTAGCATTAGGGGaaaaaaacaagtaaacaaaATAACCAACAAGGCTAAAACTAAATTAACTCTTTTTTAAATCCACCAACTATATTTAAATATGTTGACCAGTTGTCTTTATTACTGCCAACATCCTATAACAACTCTCCGTTATCAGCAATCAGCTCCCCTGTATTAATTTATATGTTTCAACTTTTCTTTGTGGTAATCTAATCTAATACTACCCATTGGttttaattaataaataattttgtaCTAATTTATACTGTTTCAACTTTCTTTGCGGTAATCTAATCTAATACTACCATTAGTTTTAATTAATAAACAATTTTGTACTATATAGCAGAATATAGGACAGGCTCCACTACTATTTAAACAACaccaaacaaataaagaaagaagTGTGGCTCGCTCGCTTGCTTGCTTGCTCTCTAGTATTTCTGATGATTACTAGCAGCAAAACTATTGCTTTGCCCACACTACTTATCAAGAATTCCACTCTAAGTTGAAAGGTTGAGACTTCTAAGACTCATCATATGTTTCTTTCTGTTACTGTGTATGTATGTTAGATCCACCACCTtatttcctcttccatttctACCATATGCTCTCAGAATTCTGCTGCTTCAGGCCTTcaataggaaaagaaaataagaaaggtTGAATTATCATTTGATTCAATTCTGGGGTTTCTGAGTTTTACAAATTTCAAGGGAAAAATtgtttctttttggtttttaaCTGGCTTGTTTTTCATGGGAATATTTGTTTCCTCTGACAAGTTTCTTTCTCTGTCAGGTATTTTTATAGTCCTTGACTGTGTCAAATTTGAATTTCGTGTTCTCCAATTCTTTGTTTGCACGTGTACTTGTGTTAGGAAGATGAAGACTTGAGGTGGGTTCATTGAGAATTATGGGTTTTTTCAATTGAATTGGGCGTCATTGAATTTCTATCCTGGGTTTGTGGTTGGTTTTCAACTTTTCCTTAGCAACTGCTTCACCTGCAAGTTGCAACGCCCACTTGAGATTCTTTATGATTTCCTTGTCTTTATGCTTTCCACGGTTAGTATTGGAATGGAATTTAGTGAAAAGCTGCAAATCAGATGAGCATTTTTGATGACCCTTTTCTAAAACCAACAATAGTGTCCACCCGTTTTGGTTAAATAAACAAGAAACTTGGTTTTACAAAGAAGATTTTGAGGGGAAAAGGGAAACTTTTGCAAAGGGCTTTGCtcctttttgtttgtttgtttctctttttcctttctttgtgAATTGGCATTTCAGTTGCATTACAAATAGGCTCCTGAAATACAAGTTGGATGGGAAATTATAAGCGTAGCAGCTATcagttattttattttgtcaCGTCTTTCTTGTGATAATATTGCTTTCCGAGGTCTTTCGTttctcccccccccccttttttgttTGCATTTGCCTTTCTAAtagattagatttttttttttctaaaaaatttgtACAGAAGGTACTAGAGAATTTGACGGCTGAGTTGATTCTCTGATCATTAGAAGACAGGTGAGCTAGTCGATCCAGTTTTCAAAGATTATTTACTCGGGTGCGTGAAGTCTGGACTGGACAGATTGGTCCTGGCATCAATTACTGGTATATTGCTCGTGAGTAGCCAACTGTTTGCTGGTTGTTCATTTAATGAATTGTCAACTGTTTGACTTTTAATTGGTACAAAATTTTCAGATCTTCCTTGTGATTGTCAATGCAATCTTTAGGCTGCATTAGCAGAGTAAAGTATAGCATCATACCTAACTCGGTCTTAGATTCGTGCactttcataatttttttcttgtgaTCTTCAAGTTTAGTAGTGTTTTCCCTGTTTTCTTTATGCTTAGAATGACAATTCTGAATGCTTATTGCTTGCAGTAGTGGATACAAAAAGTTATGGGATGCCTGGTATCAACACCGAAGGATACTGGTGGAAACCGAAGGCGGCCTGGAAATATTGGAGAAGTTTCTGTGTTTGTTCCTGGATTGCGGATACCAAAGGCTGTGGATTTCTCTCAAGCACTTGGTGACTACTTGTCCAAAAGCTTAGTGGAGCGCCTTTCTGCCCTTAGAACTAGAATAGTTGTCATGGCTGGCCAAGAAGCTCCTACAATTACAAGAACAAGAAGGAGAACTGCCACTCAGCATGGTTAGTTTCACCAAGTTACATTTATGTCTCATTTTTATTTCTGTTGGCCAACTGGTACTGATGCACCATTGGCTGTCTCTACAGGAGGTTCTACACTGGCTGATCTTCTGCAGGCTCTTGAAGATTATTTGCCAGTGCTTTTGGGATTAGTCAAAGATGGTATTACACATTGGATACATGACTAAATAGAGACACACATTCTGGACATGTTCCTGAGTGTTTGTTATATTGTTTCGTGCAGGAAGTCCATTACAGCACAAAGTGCAGTTTGTTTGGATCAATCAGGAGGATGACGATGAGGTGAGATCTAATATTTATGCTTGCATATCCGGGTGTATGAGATGATTAGTGCATTGTACTCTCCACTGTGCTTACTCGTACTGCAAATTGTTGATATTCCAGGAAACAGCAATGCATAGCGCTTGGTATGAAGTATTGTCAGTTTTGCACTTGATGGCAATGCTGTCACTATCTCAAGCCAATTTGCTGCTTCTGCCGAGGATTTCAGCAGATGGTTATCAGCCAAAGGTATCAGAAGGTATGCATTTATGCTTTGGTCACAATTGCATGAAATTGCAAGTAAATCAACAGAGCACGTTGGCACCTAATCAACACAATGAATTCTGAAGCTTTTGAGGTGTTGTAGATTTCCTTATCTATATCAAGTTTCAAGGAAGTCATGCTTTTGCAGTCACTTTTCTTGATCTCATTTCATTAGCCAAACTGATTGCTTCGTCATTTTTGGGATCTATACGCTACACCTTCTGCTTCTTGTCGACTGTAGATATCATTGTTCACTGATCAACACTTGATGTTGGATGATTCCTTAGAGATACTTTGGTTCTTTGTGTTCAAATATCCTACTAAAGTGAAAGAATATTAGTATgattttaataaaataactcAACTTAGATGCAATTTTGTTGTTAAATCACGAAATGATGGATACATTTGTTGGAGGCCATGGCACATTACCATGTGATGTGTTATTGCATTGGAAAACATGTGTAATGGACAGGAGAATCAGTTAATTGTACAGATTAGAAGTTATACTGAAGTTCAGAATACATTTAAATCATAAACCATTTATTTAAGGTCTCAATCGAACCATGCTTGTATTCCATTTCTTGAGTTCTTTCTTAACTTTGCTTTGTCTTGAGCTTTGAACAACAGCTTGACTCTAGTCGTTGTACTGTCCATGTTTAGGCCCTTTTAACATGTCCAAAATGAGTCTTAAGCAACATAGACTAAGCTGTATCTTCTATTCTAGGTTTCCCATTACTTAAAACATCTGAATACAACTTCTGtcagatttttgaaaaatttgaaaaatttagagAAAAAAGTTTTGACTTTTTGTTAACTTTGTTTTGCCATCAACAGTTGTATTGTAGCCGGTCGTAcagatactttttttttttaagtgaaaGTTAATTTACATGGTTGTTAACCATACTTGAGTTGTTAGTAAAATAGGCAAAAGTGAGATGTGGTGCAACCATAAccccaaataccaaatatagcCAAATAGGTAGCTTTGAGTGAAGTATAAGTAAATGGAAAAGAAGGAATACCTATTTCATATGATCTGATTTTAGTATAAATTGATGCTGAAAACTTGCCAATGCTAGAAAAGAAGCTGCAGTAATGACTGTAACATGCAAAAGTATCTAGTGCATGTGAAATGTATACTCACTTCTTCTCCCACAGCAGAAGCTGTAAGCACTAGGCATGACTATAAATTAGATCTAACACGATTCCAGATAGAAGAACTCCAGTCATTTCAATTTGTTTGAAGTTCTTGTAGCAATGGTGGCATGATATTCTGTGAAGATCTTCTGAAGCTCTTAATTATGTATACATTCACTACATAGTATGAGATTTCTTTTCAACAATAGCAGCCACCAACTCAAATCATCATACACATGACACTGTACAAAAGTCTGTTTCTAGGAGCATTTAATCtacaaatgctagaaaaattcTTATGCCTCTTTTGAGTTACAGCTCTGACTACAAAAAAGCAACAATGAATTCTTCCGGAAGatcaaaatgaaatttgatcaatatcaTACATGAAAAGGAGATTTGGTCATTCAATTATTAGCTTGAATTAGCAGTTAGAGAGTAGGTAAACCTTCAGTTTAATATCTTTTCTTGTAATACGGCAAAAGCTTTGAATTCTTGGATTGACTATGTTGACCTTTGGGGAAAGAGTTACCCCTACTTTTTGAGGTGATTGAAGCTTTTAGACTAATCTTGGTAATGGGCAAAGTATACATTTTGGATAGAATGTTACTTACTTTTACCTTCTAAAATAATGGTTTTGTTCATCATTTTACATTCACAAGAAACAGaaagtgaaaaaataaaaaaaaagaacatttaAGAAATGCGGAAAGTCTGAAACATAGTAAAAACCCAAAACAGGATTCAAAACAC encodes the following:
- the LOC113768466 gene encoding uncharacterized protein LOC113768466 isoform X2 is translated as MGCLVSTPKDTGGNRRRPGNIGEVSVFVPGLRIPKAVDFSQALGDYLSKSLVERLSALRTRIVVMAGQEAPTITRTRRRTATQHGGSTLADLLQALEDYLPVLLGLVKDGSPLQHKVQFVWINQEDDDEETAMHSAWYEVLSVLHLMAMLSLSQANLLLLPRISADGYQPKVSEESRRCCIDVFLKAAGYLDCAVRQVLPQFPSELRRKLPVDLAEGVLRALCLQALGQGVDIQLGLAIDSTKATLAVKRRLACEMVKYWQQAQDNLMNLPLSNGWGEKHRLFTKWKYIEAKAAAYYYHGLILDEGNTEKSHGMAVAALQAADEYLKESKKACEAFNLAIPLSR